The following nucleotide sequence is from Alteromonas sp. V450.
GAGCTCGAAGAAGATTTCTTTAATCGGTTTACTGTAGAAGCCGATTCGTTGATGAAAATGAAAAGTTAAAAAAGAAAGTGAATAAAAAACCGCCGTGATGGCGGTTTTTTTAATGGGTTATTTATGGGTTATTTAGGAGGCATTCGAAGGCCGCCGTCTAAGCGGATTGTCTCACCATTAAGGTAACTGTTATTTGCCATATGTATAACTAATTTAGCAAACTCTTCAGGCAGGCCAAGGCGCTTAGGAAACTGTACGTTGGCAGAAAGGGCGTCTTGCACCTTTTCGGGCATTGCAAGCAGCATTGGTGTACCCATTACGCCTGGCGCTATGGTGTTAACCCGAATGCCCAACGGTGCAAGGTCTCGCGCCATTGGGAGGGTTAGGCCGATAATTCCGCCTTTACTTGCGGCATAAGCGGTTTGCCCTATTTGACCTTCATAACCTGCAACTGAAGCAGTATTGATAATAAGACCGCGTTCACCTTCTTCGTTGATAGGTGACTGCTTAGCCATAGCTGCTGCAACCAAACGTGACACGTTAAAGCTGCCCACCAAGTTAATATCGATTGTTTTTTGAAAATCGCCAAGCGGGGCAGGGTTTCCTTCTTTATCAAGTAAACGTTTTGCGGGTGCGATGCCTGCGCAGTTAACCACTAATGAGATAGCCCCAAACCTTTCGGTTGTCGCTTCTATAGCCGCTTGAACAGAGGCTTCATCGCGCACGTCTACTTTTGAGAAAAGTGTATTGTTGCCGCCTAGCTCTTCTACACGCTTTGCGCCAAGCTCTTCATTTAAGTCGAAAAGGCTGACGTTAGCGCCTGCATCTCTAAGTGCGATGGCAGTAGCGTGACCAAGCCCTGAGCAGCCGCCAGTCACAATGGCAGTAAGATTATTTAGCGTCATAGTTTTCCCTTAAAACCCGTGTTTTCACTATTATTAATATGATGTTAACGGGAAGTAAGAAGAAAAACTATGGTGCCGAGGGGGATCGGCACCTTTTATTCAGTTATTTTGGCAACTGAATTTTACAGTCTTCGCTTTGACGATAAATAATTAGCGTGTGCCCAATTACCTGAAGTTTAATTGCGTTGGTTTCGCGAACGATAGCGTCCATGATGAGCGCTTTTTCTTCGCGATCATCCGTTGGCACCTTAACTTTAATTAATTCGTGGTGGCTAAGTGCGTTGTCAATTTCGGCAACCACACCTTCTGTCAGGCCGTTCCCACCTAGCTGCACAACAGGTTTTAAAGGGTGTGCAAGACCTTTTAGGAATTGTTTCTGTTTATTTGAAAGTTTCATGAAGTAATATTTCTTACAATTAATCTGTTAGTTTATGCTTGAAATAACGTATTCTAACGCCATCTTCTCTACAATCCTAATGACATTGTATTGGAATGACAAAAAAGAAACACTCCGCCAGCAGTAAACG
It contains:
- a CDS encoding 3-hydroxyacyl-CoA dehydrogenase, encoding MTLNNLTAIVTGGCSGLGHATAIALRDAGANVSLFDLNEELGAKRVEELGGNNTLFSKVDVRDEASVQAAIEATTERFGAISLVVNCAGIAPAKRLLDKEGNPAPLGDFQKTIDINLVGSFNVSRLVAAAMAKQSPINEEGERGLIINTASVAGYEGQIGQTAYAASKGGIIGLTLPMARDLAPLGIRVNTIAPGVMGTPMLLAMPEKVQDALSANVQFPKRLGLPEEFAKLVIHMANNSYLNGETIRLDGGLRMPPK
- the yhbY gene encoding ribosome assembly RNA-binding protein YhbY, which encodes MKLSNKQKQFLKGLAHPLKPVVQLGGNGLTEGVVAEIDNALSHHELIKVKVPTDDREEKALIMDAIVRETNAIKLQVIGHTLIIYRQSEDCKIQLPK